Proteins from one Chitinivibrionales bacterium genomic window:
- a CDS encoding DUF2723 domain-containing protein has product MEQIALLHRKNNRMFALLVFFLASLTYIITVAPSVSFWDCGEYIGASHSLAIPHPPGNPLFVLLGRFASMIFFFFRQVAFRVNLLSVISGGVTAMLIYLIVVRSIRSWMGFPDTTWKRITMYLGGIVGGLFAAFGYTFWFSAVEASVYIPSMLFVALGTWLSLVWSQSSHPNRDRLLVLIAYLVFIGVGVHMMAMISMMPVFLFVVLSDQEKLRDWRLWLTGILLASVLYNVSWFFYMAPISLVLTGVMSLMEGPNQRKWRFCFWLSFFALLGYSVHLYIPIRSALNPMIDENHPARWQAFIHFLERRQYGSDNFIVRMFHRRGAWTKQFGIDGHMGFGGFHITQFFHFGPDISVDRETGLFATWGALGGFVRLIIYLIPTFFMIFGWFYLYQKKRNVAILLGTLVLLGTIGLVFYMNFADGTRAEMRDYKMWVQRGRPGPMPTVHREVRIRDYFFTSGFMFFGMWMGIAASCLLHLLFTNKDKFMRTTLAPIFVVLFAAAPALPFAQNFSVNNRDGDWVPYDYAYNLLMSCDKEGILFTNGDNDTFPLWFLQEAEGIRRDVRIVNLSLLNTKWYIKQLKKLEPTVPITFTDDQIDALNHELNPFEKPFNYKMSNAKITVTVPGREQKNALRVQDKMVLHILDANRWKKPIYFAVTVSNDNRMGADPYLKMEGLVYRVMPEDVPQEERLDIDKTVYFLDQVYSFRGLGDGSALMSETSFKLMTNYAASFVQVAMALRRPIFQLKDQVDKLEQQVAESPESSDSLKTVLADIKEDYDAKLSLAIDKLDQCVALMPWEWRWRMLRQEFLMTAGLTEEAEKRARQALIIEENNPEYQKMLAQALQANGKVEEANQVWKSVLDDADTNPWEAYVMLARNFQERGLYDSAISLMQQFQESHPGDRRSAAMISQFQALKKQAQQKPADTATDTGEAVDSGVLQLNAG; this is encoded by the coding sequence ATGGAACAGATAGCCCTTCTTCATAGGAAAAACAACAGAATGTTCGCATTGCTGGTTTTTTTCCTAGCCTCCTTAACCTATATCATTACTGTAGCGCCGTCGGTATCATTCTGGGACTGTGGTGAATATATCGGTGCGTCACACTCGCTGGCAATACCTCATCCTCCGGGCAACCCGCTCTTTGTGTTGCTGGGAAGGTTTGCATCGATGATTTTCTTCTTTTTCAGGCAGGTTGCCTTTCGGGTCAATCTCCTCTCCGTTATCAGCGGTGGGGTCACGGCAATGCTGATTTATCTTATCGTCGTTCGGAGTATCCGTTCATGGATGGGATTCCCCGACACCACTTGGAAACGGATTACCATGTATCTCGGTGGTATTGTCGGTGGTCTCTTCGCCGCGTTCGGCTACACCTTCTGGTTCAGTGCGGTCGAAGCGTCAGTGTATATCCCCTCCATGCTATTTGTGGCTTTAGGAACCTGGCTTTCCCTGGTCTGGTCCCAGAGCAGTCATCCGAACCGAGACCGGTTGCTTGTTCTGATTGCCTATCTGGTCTTTATCGGTGTGGGCGTGCATATGATGGCCATGATATCGATGATGCCTGTTTTTCTTTTTGTTGTGTTGTCCGATCAGGAAAAACTCAGGGACTGGCGGCTATGGCTCACCGGTATACTGCTGGCTTCGGTGCTGTATAATGTGTCGTGGTTTTTCTATATGGCCCCGATTTCACTGGTACTGACTGGTGTTATGTCGCTTATGGAAGGCCCTAATCAGCGAAAATGGCGTTTCTGTTTCTGGCTTTCCTTTTTTGCTCTCCTGGGCTATTCGGTCCATCTCTATATTCCGATCAGATCTGCTCTGAATCCCATGATCGACGAGAATCATCCCGCCCGTTGGCAGGCATTTATCCATTTCCTGGAACGGCGGCAGTATGGATCGGACAATTTCATTGTCCGTATGTTCCATCGTCGAGGGGCCTGGACAAAACAGTTCGGTATTGACGGCCACATGGGTTTCGGCGGATTCCATATTACCCAGTTTTTTCATTTTGGTCCTGATATTTCAGTGGATCGCGAAACAGGTCTCTTTGCTACCTGGGGCGCTCTGGGCGGTTTTGTACGCCTTATAATTTATCTCATTCCAACCTTTTTCATGATTTTCGGGTGGTTTTACCTGTATCAGAAGAAAAGAAATGTTGCCATTCTTTTAGGAACACTGGTTCTTCTGGGAACAATTGGTCTTGTCTTTTACATGAATTTTGCCGACGGTACCCGGGCGGAGATGCGCGATTACAAGATGTGGGTACAACGCGGACGGCCCGGACCAATGCCCACTGTTCACCGCGAGGTACGTATTCGTGACTATTTCTTTACCTCCGGTTTCATGTTTTTCGGCATGTGGATGGGGATTGCCGCAAGCTGTCTGCTCCATCTGCTTTTCACAAACAAAGACAAGTTCATGCGGACAACACTGGCGCCCATTTTCGTGGTTCTCTTTGCCGCCGCGCCGGCACTTCCCTTTGCCCAGAATTTTTCGGTTAACAACCGCGATGGCGACTGGGTCCCCTACGATTATGCCTATAATCTGCTCATGTCGTGCGATAAGGAGGGTATTTTGTTTACAAATGGAGACAATGATACCTTTCCCCTCTGGTTTCTGCAGGAGGCTGAGGGTATCCGCCGGGATGTCCGGATTGTTAACTTGAGTCTGTTGAATACAAAATGGTATATAAAACAGCTTAAAAAGCTCGAACCCACGGTACCCATTACCTTTACCGACGACCAGATCGATGCGTTGAACCATGAACTCAATCCATTCGAGAAACCGTTTAATTACAAGATGAGTAACGCTAAGATCACGGTCACGGTTCCCGGACGGGAACAGAAAAATGCCCTCAGGGTCCAGGATAAAATGGTGCTGCATATTCTTGATGCCAACCGGTGGAAGAAACCGATCTATTTTGCAGTCACTGTCTCCAACGACAACAGGATGGGTGCTGATCCTTATTTGAAAATGGAAGGCCTTGTCTACCGGGTAATGCCTGAAGATGTTCCACAGGAAGAGCGGCTGGATATCGATAAGACAGTCTACTTCCTCGATCAGGTTTACAGTTTCAGGGGGCTTGGTGACGGCAGTGCGCTTATGAGTGAAACATCATTCAAACTCATGACCAACTACGCCGCCAGCTTTGTTCAGGTTGCCATGGCTCTTCGACGGCCTATTTTTCAGCTCAAAGATCAAGTTGACAAACTTGAACAGCAGGTTGCCGAATCACCCGAATCATCGGATTCATTGAAAACGGTTCTGGCTGATATCAAAGAGGATTATGATGCCAAGTTGAGTCTTGCCATCGATAAGCTTGATCAGTGTGTTGCGCTCATGCCTTGGGAATGGCGCTGGCGCATGCTGCGGCAGGAATTCCTTATGACCGCCGGCCTTACCGAAGAAGCCGAGAAACGGGCCCGTCAGGCGCTGATTATCGAGGAAAACAATCCCGAGTATCAGAAAATGCTCGCCCAGGCACTCCAAGCCAACGGAAAAGTCGAAGAAGCCAATCAGGTCTGGAAATCGGTGCTTGATGATGCCGATACCAATCCCTGGGAAGCCTACGTGATGCTGGCCAGAAACTTTCAGGAACGTGGCCTCTACGATAGTGCCATATCACTGATGCAGCAGTTCCAGGAATCCCATCCGGGCGACCGCCGCTCAGCCGCTATGATCTCCCAGTTCCAGGCGCTCAAAAAACAGGCGCAGCAGAAACCGGCTGATACCGCAACCGATACCGGTGAAGCCGTGGATTCGGGAGTCTTGCAGTTGAATGCAGGATAG
- a CDS encoding deoxyribodipyrimidine photolyase — protein sequence MIHPARITGLNSKPLAKGDYVLYWMQQSQRAEYNHALEYAIEKANELQIPPVVFFGITNNFPDANRRHYRFMLQGLRDVQASLEKRGIRFVVQDISPEKGAETLTQKASLLVTDRGYLKIQKKWRNKVAGSVPCSMVQVESDVVVPLETAVQKEQYNAAAIRSKITPQLHEFMKPLGETKPRNSSRKLKFKHFDISDIDKALNRLSINDDISDITWLTGGTGNANKILDTFISHKLDRFGDLRNDPSRDYQSHLSPYLHFGQISPLYVALKVSGTKSPGKDAFLEELIVRRELSMNFVHYNPHYDSLDAIPEWARATMKNHKKDKRPASYSVKELEQAATHDSYWNTAQKEMIVRGKMHGYMRMYWGKKIIEWSKSPEEAYEFMLYLNNKYFLDGRDPNSYTGVAWCFGKHDRAWKERKVFGKVRYMNDKGLKRKFDIEAYVKKVEAWFVS from the coding sequence ATGATACATCCGGCGCGCATTACCGGGCTTAATTCGAAACCCCTTGCAAAGGGCGACTATGTTCTTTACTGGATGCAGCAGTCGCAGCGGGCAGAATATAACCATGCCCTCGAGTATGCAATAGAAAAGGCAAACGAGCTGCAGATCCCCCCGGTTGTTTTCTTCGGCATTACAAATAACTTTCCCGATGCAAATCGCCGTCATTATCGTTTTATGCTCCAGGGCCTTCGGGACGTGCAGGCATCCCTCGAAAAAAGAGGCATCAGGTTTGTTGTTCAGGATATTTCTCCTGAAAAAGGCGCTGAAACCCTGACCCAAAAGGCGTCACTGCTGGTAACCGACAGGGGATATCTGAAAATCCAGAAAAAATGGCGGAACAAGGTTGCCGGTAGTGTTCCTTGCAGCATGGTGCAGGTGGAGAGCGATGTTGTTGTGCCGCTAGAGACGGCTGTACAAAAAGAACAGTATAATGCCGCAGCCATCCGGTCGAAGATCACACCGCAGCTCCATGAATTCATGAAACCACTGGGGGAAACAAAACCCCGAAATAGCTCCCGGAAACTGAAATTCAAACATTTCGATATCAGCGACATCGATAAGGCGCTAAACCGGCTTTCGATAAATGATGATATTTCAGACATAACCTGGCTGACCGGCGGTACCGGGAATGCAAACAAAATCCTCGACACATTTATCAGCCACAAACTGGACCGCTTTGGTGATCTCAGAAATGATCCCTCCCGGGATTATCAGTCACATCTCAGCCCCTATCTCCATTTCGGTCAGATATCACCTCTTTACGTTGCATTGAAAGTATCCGGGACAAAATCTCCCGGCAAGGATGCTTTTCTCGAAGAGCTTATCGTGCGAAGAGAGTTGAGCATGAATTTTGTCCATTACAATCCTCACTACGATTCGCTGGACGCCATTCCCGAATGGGCCCGGGCAACAATGAAGAACCACAAAAAAGACAAACGGCCCGCGAGCTATTCGGTAAAAGAGCTGGAGCAGGCGGCAACGCATGATTCTTACTGGAACACCGCACAGAAAGAGATGATTGTTCGAGGCAAAATGCACGGATATATGCGCATGTACTGGGGAAAGAAAATTATTGAATGGTCCAAATCCCCGGAAGAGGCTTATGAGTTTATGCTGTATCTCAACAACAAATACTTTCTTGACGGAAGAGATCCCAACAGCTATACCGGCGTGGCCTGGTGTTTCGGCAAACACGACCGGGCATGGAAAGAACGAAAAGTATTCGGCAAAGTCCGTTATATGAACGATAAAGGCCTTAAAAGGAAATTTGACATTGAGGCGTATGTCAAAAAGGTAGAGGCCTGGTTTGTTTCCTGA